Proteins from one Monodelphis domestica isolate mMonDom1 chromosome 6, mMonDom1.pri, whole genome shotgun sequence genomic window:
- the VN2R627 gene encoding vomeronasal 2 receptor 627 (The RefSeq protein has 23 substitutions compared to this genomic sequence), producing the protein MQPDCRYFVILRTYYMTILKCKQSGCDVQENDTFSLMFFKIYMLKHYQHFLTVQFAVDEINKDPQLLPNISLGYQLLNNFHESRLAVENSLMWLSGKGPTIPNYSCDRQHKSMVVIGGMSSTLSMAMATLLGLYKVPQLSYGSFDLLLSDEVLYPYVYQLGSRESTLHLAAVQLMLHFGWTWVGLIISYDLTGEQFFMHLKEEMAWNGLCLAFTEQVSEKIKDYDYYIKFLARILGSSSNVIFVYGNTDSLKYFSELLMIFEFYGKIFVISASWDFSAYSTDEMMSNFHGTLIFSHFKREIPGFTDFLKSVHPLANPEDIFLTSYWELAFNCLLSEVKNLNLTYRQCRESLTFADVPPIYFEKTIMELSSNIYNGVYLLAHTLHQMLQTEAKVLSEFLAYPLLSWKLLHFLKCINPVTGIKDALCGYGPSMTAETYDILNFRSFPDKIWSEVKVGEVIPHEKVLSINEEDIDWPEDFPQIPSSICSVVCGPGFRKQFREGQPICCFDCTSCPDGKISNKTDAEQCRQCPEDHYPSKEKDRCLPRTVTYLAYEETLGMILASSALCFSVLTTFVLGVFVMHRDTPIVKANNCSLSYILLISLTLCFLSSLLFIGRPTPAICILRQTTFAIVFTVAIASILAKTITVVVAFRATKPGSQLRRWLRPAVSHALIFLCTLIQMCLCSIWLGTYPPFLETDTHSEASFIVIECNEGSLVAFYCVLGYMGFLALVSFTLAFLARNLPDTFNEAKYLTFSMLVFCSVWISFLPTYQSTKGKAMVAMEIFSILVSSAGILICIFAPKCYVILLRPDRNTLQILKNKANP; encoded by the exons TTACATGCTCAAACATTACCAACATTTTCTCACTGTCCAATTTGCTGTGGATGAGATCAACAAGGACCCCCATTTGCTGCCCAATGTAACTCTGGGATACCAGTTGCTCAATAACTTCCATGAAAGTCGATTGGCTGTGGAGAACTCATTGATGTGGTTGTCAGGGAAGGGGCCAACGATCCCTAACTATAGCTGTGACAGGCAGCACAAATCAATGGTTGTCATTGGAGGGATGTCATCTACACTGTCCATGGCCATGGCCACTTTGTTAGGACTCTATAAAGTCCCACAG cTGAGCTAtggctcatttgatcttctcctGTCTGATGAGTTCCAGTACCCATATGTCCATCAACTGGGCAGCAGGGAATCCACTCTGCACCTGGCAGCAGTTCAACTGATGCTACATTTTGGTTGGACTTGGGTGGGACTGATTATTTCATATGACCTAACAGGGGAACAATTCTTCATGCATCTAAAAGAGGAGATGGCCTGGAATGGATTATGTCTGGCTTTTACAGAACAAGTTtctgaaaaaattaaagattacgattattatattaaatttctgGCTAGGATCCTTGGGTCCTCATCCAATGTGATTTTCGTCTATGGAAATACAGACTCccttaaatatttttctgaattattGATGATCTTTGAATTTTATGGGAAGATGTTCGTCATCAGTGCTTCCTGGGATTTTTCTGCATATTCTACTGATGAAATGATGAGCAATTTTCATGGTACATTGATATTTTCACACTTCAAGAGGGAGATTCCTGGTTTCACAGATTTCCTAAAAAGTGTGCATCCACTAGCCAaccctgaggacattttcctaACATCTTACTGGGAGTTGGCCTTTAATTGCTTACTTTCAGaagtaaagaatttaaatttgacttATCGACAATGCCGTGATCGTTTGACCTTTGCAGATGTACCTCCTATTTATTTTGACAAGACCATAATGGAACTGAGTTCTAATATCTACAATGGAGTTTATTTATTGGCTCATACTCTCCACCAAATGCTTCAGACTGAGGCAAAAGTTCTATCAGAATTTCTAGCATATCCACTTCTTTCTTGGAAG CTCCTCCACTTCCTGAAGTGTATTAATCCTGTCACTGGAATCAAAGATGCATTATGTGGGGATGGATCCTCCATGACTGCTGAAACATATGATATCCTGAATTTTAGATCATTCCCTGATAAGATTTGGTCAGAGGTGAAAGTTGGAGAAGTGATTCCTCAGGAAAAAGTGTTAAGCATTAATGAAGAGGACATAGATTGGCCAGAAGATTTCCCTCAG ATTCCTAGTTCTATATGCAGTGTAGCCTGTGGCCCTGGCTTCAGGAAGCAATTTCGTGAAGGCCGGCCCATCTGCTGCTTTGACTGTACCTCATGCCCTGATGGGAAGATTTCCAATAAAACAG ATGCAGAACAGTGCAGGCAATGCCCTGAAGATCAGTACCCAAGCAAGGAGAAAGATAGATGCCTGCCCAGGACAGTAACTTATCTGGCTTATGAAGAGACTCTGGGAATGATTCTGGCCTCTTCAGCTTTCTGCTTCTCCATTCTCACAAACTTTGTCCTAGGAGTATTTGTTATGCACAGAGACACCCCCATAGTAAAAGCCAATAACTGCAGTCTCAGCTATATTCTGCTCATCTCTCTCActctttgcttcctttcttctttactcTTCATTGGTCGTCCTACACCAGCCATCTGCATCTTAAGACAAACCACATTTGCCATTGTGTTCACGGTGGCCATTGCTTCTATCTTGGCCAAAACCATCACCGTGGTTGTGGCTTTTAGGGCCACTAAGCCAGGGAGCCAGCTCAGGAGGTGGCTGAGACCAGCAGTATCTcatgccctcattttcctttgtacaCTTATACAGATGTGCCTCTGCAGTATCTGGCTGGGGACATATCCCCCATTCTTTGAGATGGATACACACTCTGAGGCTTCCTTCATTGTTATTCAGTGCAATGAGGGCTCCCTTGTTGCCTTCTACTGTGTCCTTGGCTACATGGGCTTCCTGGCCTTGGTCAGCTTTACATTGGCTTTCCTGGCAAGGAATCTGCCAGATACTTTCAATGAAGCCAAGTACCTGACATTCAGCATGCTGGTGTTTTGCAGTGTCTGGATTTCCTTCTTGCCTACATATCAGAGCACCAAAGGGAAGGCCATGGTGGCCATGGAGATCTTTTCCATCTTGGTCTCCAGTGCTGGGATTCTCATCTGTATCTTTGCTCCCAAATGTTATGTGATCCTTCTGAGGCCTGACAGAAATACCCTGCAGATATTAAAAATCAAAGCTAATCCTTGA